caatgaaaaaagaattataaaaatttttagatgtcagctaacttaattttcataaaaatttctactgtCAGTGTATTTTAtcatgaaataaaaatcaataatcgCATGCCCAGGATAACATCAAGGTTGAAGgaagaataaataaagtaaatttataaataaaatacataaataattagtatacTAAAAGGATATGGTTGTACGTTTGCgcgtaataagaataataaaaaagtaaccaGTACACCAACAGCATATGATATATAATACATGTACATTCGGAAACAGCGGAATTTTATTTGATggtattatatatagttaGTACAGAGCACAGAGGTATTTAAgtaagtaatatatatataagtattagTATTAGTTTTATATAGCTATACCTAAGTGAAGTATAGTCTGCAGCAACTCccacttcaaaaattaaacttacaAGCATTATCCATGTGTCAGAGGAACCGCCGGTCAAACAACGGACACCTGCTAATCTATTATATCTATCGTCTTGAAGTTGAGCTCTGCAGTCAGGCCTTTTAGTATCATTAGTCGCATGCCTGGCCTAAGGATGACCAATTTACGAAAATTTATtggtaaatattatcaaaataattttactgtttacttaaatttttattaagttaatttaacaagtaactcaaataataaatcagctgtgatttttgttataaatattttatcaaaggTTATGTTGTCACCTgtcactttatttatttataatttatgctCGTCGCATGTAGGTTAATTTGCTATACGATACTTATCTATGCTAAtccaattgatttttttgtaacataGATATCGGAGCTAATTTGTTGGACCCGATGTATCAAGGAATTTACAACGGGTCTCAAAAACACCACCCAGATTTGGAAGTTGTCTTGCAGAGGAGTTGGGAAAATAATTTGTCCAGGATTATTATCACTGCTGGGAGTCTTGATGAAAGTAGGAAAGCTCTCGAGCTTGCTAGAACAGACggtactttatttatttatttatttaattacagtgatttattaaaaataataaaattgtaattagtatttttaatttaatgatatttaaattgagagacttttgattatttttagaaattttttaattaataaattatagcaaaaaaaatttcatttttagaagctttaaaaaatttgaagtgcaattttttagacctaatttattattaaaaaaaaattaaaaaattgtcaagtgtctacaaatttaatatcacaatataattatattgaaattgaaaaatatttgataatttttagaaattttttaagtatgaatttataccaaaaaaaatttatttaaaaaatttcatttttagaagctttaaaaaattataagtgcaattttttaaaaatagttttttagatcttttattattaaaaaaaaaattacaagtgtctgctaatttcaatgttataaaataattatattgaaattgaaaaaaatcacataatttttagaaattttttaattaataaattatattaagaaaaatttatttaaaaaatttcatttttagaagctttaaaaaattataagtgcaattttttaaaaatagttttttagatcttttattattaaaaaaaaaattacaagtgtctgctaatttcaatgtcaaaataattatattgaaattgagaaatatctgataatttttagaaattttttaactaataaattataccaagaaaaatttgttaaaaaaatttaatttttagaatctttaaaaaattataagtgcaattttttataagtaatttttttgatctaatttattattaaaaaacaattactaAAAGTACTAGTGAGATGTGAAtattttagtgaatttaatttgatgaattttttattttttagccaGATTATTCACGACAGTGGGATGTCACCCGACACGGTGCAACGAATTTGAGGACTCAGGTGATCCAGAAAGCTACTTGAAGTCCATGACTGACCTGGCCGCTGATAACCGCGATAAAATAGTGGCTATTGGTGAAATGGGATTGGATTATGATAGAACAAATTTTTGCTCTAAAGACACTCAGAAGAAATACTTTGAGATGCAACTTTCTCTTTGTTCGACGCTAAAGTTGCCGATGTTTTTACATTGCCGTAACGCTGCTGATGATTTTGTTAGTATTCTTAGAAAACATAAAGATAAACTCACTGAAGGCGTCGTTCATTCGTTCGATGGCAATCCAGAAGACGCCAATAGTATTTTGCAATTAGGACTGTATATTGGGATCAATGGGTGGTATgtgtgtttatttttttttaaatactcttGTATGCTGCTAGACATAACCGAgatcgttaaatttttatcttaagatAATgtaaatatactatttcttcgCATACGtatcttaaattatttattttatcagtttttcatttttagtattcaacagaattttttttttttttagaagaacaaaaataatttttacttgaaggttgaattttttttaataacaaaaatttatttaaagaggGAACACCAAaggagaatttttttcacaagaaaaataaaagaatttggggattggattttttttattttattaaggatatattaaagattattaccctaaatatattaaaaaatatttaattattacaaagttattaacaatctcgtagagcactaaaaaaaatttccccctccatggtcgcatcgataactcaaaaacggatcatctaaaaataaaaacccaaacTGCTTTTTTATCAGTAAGGATGGAGTTGTCGTTGCACGTacggaattttaaaaattttgatttttaagatttttttagtcgggttaaaacaaaaaaaaaacagtgaaaatgagaaaattttcagtcgccattttttcgaaaataaaaattttcaaaattcggtatgttacacagaaaaaaggtTCGCTTGaacttagaaaatattttttcttcctaattattttattgagcgaaaaaaacattttttttttactcaagaaATTCACTTATTCtaagaataagaaaatcttgttttaaaaaaattcagcctcttgctccaaaaaattaaatataaaaatagaagtaaattttcattaatatttttaatgattaacatgtcaaatgggaagatcaaataatattgaatcattttttttttttcattcaatatgtataattgcacgttaaaataatataaaatgggtatcaaatattcaagagaaaaattttctcaagatgagaaaatttttttctcagctgaaatAAGTGGCgatgcttccctaaagtatctaaaaatcttgatcaaatataaaaatttattgtatcaagtatttatgataatttgaattaagaaaaaaatgacttccaccaagaatagaatttaaaggaaaatttttactttggccaacacaacttcggtcttccttcaggcacccgaaaattttcttgagccaagaattttgttttccagtcaagaaatttttctttctgtgtaataattaaatattctttaatacaaatttagggtaatcatttttaatgtacccttaataaaataaaaaaaatccgatctccaaattcctttatttttcctgtcaaaaaaattcccgaaaatcacctttTTTTTCGACCGTCAGTGGTGTTCCtccttaaagttttaaaaaattaaattaaattctacaataaattaaaaaatttttaattaaaatttttttatttcttcttttacagTTCGCTCAAAACAGAAGACAATCTTTTTACAGTAACAACCATTCCTTCGGATAGACTTATGATTGAAACAGACTGCCCATGGTGTGAAATACGGCCTACACATGCATCTGCTAAAGATGTAATAACCCATTTTCCATcagttaaaaaagaaaaatggcAAGAAGACAAAATGGTTAAAGGTCGTAATGAGCCTTGTACAATAGTGtgagtataaataattatttaaatattattttacaattaaatacttttattcttactgataatcaacaaatttttaaatcaaagtatttatatgtacaaataatatagattaattaaaaatatgtgagtagataaaaattaaatgatgattatttttatttttacagacAAATATTGGAAGTACTTGCGCGTGTTAGAGATGAAGAGGAAGAATATCTTTGTAACCAAATATACAAAAACTCAATGAAAGTATTCTTCCCCTATGAATTGtaatgatatatattttatttgtgatttttttatatttatatatatacgtagatatataaataataatatgcaaTTATATGCATTACCATAAGCGTAAACTACTAACGCAGAGGAATTGACACTTGATAATGCTCAGagattgtaaaatttacatcttgccttgtgttttattattattttaattgttttattatttttaatcgttaCTTTTTACGAGTGAATTTTTGCCAAGCAAAACACCTACGCAATTTttgtagtaaaaataaaaaattaaaaaaacggtATTGTGTAATGaagaatatgaaaaaaaaaataataataataataaggaaAGAAATTAATGATGTAGAAAGATTAAtagaactttttaaaaaaaaagtcgagTCAAGATCTCTTCATAtttagagtaaaaattaattaatatattcttgTTAAGAATCATGATCATCATATGTAATCATCGCcattataatatacatatatatttatatatttataacatatatttatattgtaatgACAAatgtatttatcaataattataatttcttatttactgcgataacatttttttaatttactttatctACTTTTAATTGTTTGTACATTTTATATAGTTCAATTtaaacatgatttttttttttcacaaaatttttatccacatcactctttattattatttattatttaattattctacaGTGTATTgctatgaaaaaattgtcatttaatttatcGCACTCAAACAAattgacacaaaaaaaaaaaaaatacacatctataaatatacaaaatactATGGTTGGCAGGGCTGCTGAAGTTTTTACCTCATATTCACTCTTCTCTCGCTATTATGCTTTCCAATCACTCTTTCACCCTTTACGattaacaaatataaaaaaatggtgactgaataatagttaaatttaaaaaaaattaaattttaatcatttgatcgttgaaataaattcagacccgtttttatttgttgtatattcaatattaataatttcgtAGTATAAGGGAGtagcaaaagaaaaaatcattaaataatacgCGAGATACTTTATACAATtgttaatagtttttttttttttttttttttttttcgaaatatcACAGGTAGAATGGCGGTCGCGATCTTTCGAAACTGTATGCAGCCTCCGTGTACCGGTATtcttctaaattatttattatctttaaataaatgcTGGAATATTAcgggaaaatttaattatgttttttttttgcttatgtTATTTTGTCAGTCGACGATAATCTTAGACTCCGTCGAATTATTACATTGGTCCTTAAAAATCgccgttttattttttattagctttttATTGGACTTTTAATAGCGTTTGGACCTTTTCGTACACCACGTCGTATGCCTGGCTAGCGAATGCTTGAGTTGATTCAACAGCTTGTGTCGCGTATCCCCGGATATTTTCTGGGCTCATTTTACCTCTGAaacatgacaaaaaaaaatttaattaaccattaatttattataacaaaaaaattttaattaaactgaatttttatttacacagaaaaaaagtaaaatgtaataaataatagtcgatttataataagtaatgatcaactggaaaaaattatcatttcaaacagtaaaatcgtgattttaacaatcacttaataatctatattattaagagaataagcaaaattttgtggccagtgtatttatatgataaaatgggtttttatggttaaatttggtatcgttggaaaagtcttgatctgaagttgtgccttttcatggtttcatatcattctcaccaatagtcaatttatgatgatatgtatttaggctgcattcgaaaatgctctatctctagatacataattaagaaatgaccttgtatcgtgaactattgacattttcaaagatataagctcatcccgatgttacactcatcaagatctttcatttaagtacccacatcaatttttcatatattttatatatttatatatatgtatatataaaaaatatatcaaaatgcatgtgggtattcaaatgaaagctcttgacgagtgtaacatcaggatgagcttacatctttaaaaatatcaataactaagaaatgacctcgtatcttgtcaacaactgtcatttttaaagatataagctcaccccgacattacactcatcgagacctttcatttgagtacctacatcaatttttcatatatttatatatattacatatatgtatatatgaaaaatatatcaaaatgcatgtgggtactcaaatgaaagcttttgatgagtgtaacatcgggatgagttcacatctttaaaaacgtcaatagttaaaaaagtacagtgcaatttaacaaaagtcattatttaataatgcaaaattttatttatttatagttcacaagtcacggcagtcacatagtgactgcaaggttgctagtatttatcatttaaatgctacaatttattatttacatggaagaaaatactatttcaaacagtaatattcgctatgtgaaagtcgaaaatgttaaagtataataattaagaattttgactttgatatttatcatttcgtacctaaaaaatgatcgtatgatatgtaaaaaatataaaataaagttagtaaatttctatacaagcaacgttaatatttataaagtacaaatggtaaattttaaacgcaacgctaaaaatcaaactataattattgatttgtttggactggtaaaatatatattttaagagtagaatttttactgtttcaaatgttaaaatcTCTGAGTGTGAGAACTTCCCCTTTTGCTCATAGTATAGACTATACATTGAAacagcaatttttactgtttgaaactgtaattttttaagatcagAGAGTCGTTAtatactatagtgacagctactaatcacattttcgatattaaatcataaattgtggcttttacactttctacattaaattttgtattatttacatttgtaCCACTCCGATGTCCGCTGTACTGtttaaaactatgaaaattaaccggaatctgaatgaattttatagtttacttttttccgtgtataaaataaataaaattaaatttatcaattataataaaaaaaaaaaaaaaaaaatgatgatgaCGTAgctttaaataatgaaattgtgTCGTAAACTTTCAAAGTTATAACAAAAGTTCTTGGACATTTATTTAAAGGCATAGtctaataaaaatcaatatccgtgatatttataaaagcgtaaatatttaacacaaaattgaTTAAGTATaccatcaaaaatatatcattagagtttttaaaacaaatgtcagcataaaatttatttaaatataaattgctTACACAAAAACGCTAGTCTCCAGCCACCTGATAAAAGTTGTCGATTGGGTAACAATAAAATCAGAAGCGTCAGCTGAATATTTTTTCGTCAACTCCAATTGTTTTGACCCAAACTTCTGAACGGTAGCCAACCAGCCCGGAAAATAATGTtcaatctgaaaaataaatttacatgcaaattatattaactaagtaaataatattattgataaatataaatatatttaagtaaCTTACGCTGTCAACCACAATAGGCTTCTTTTGTTCAACAAACTCCGCAGTAttgttatataatttaaaaacaaaatttctaCCGACAAGATA
The sequence above is drawn from the Cotesia glomerata isolate CgM1 linkage group LG4, MPM_Cglom_v2.3, whole genome shotgun sequence genome and encodes:
- the LOC123264298 gene encoding putative deoxyribonuclease TATDN1 → MPGLRMTNLRKFIDIGANLLDPMYQGIYNGSQKHHPDLEVVLQRSWENNLSRIIITAGSLDESRKALELARTDARLFTTVGCHPTRCNEFEDSGDPESYLKSMTDLAADNRDKIVAIGEMGLDYDRTNFCSKDTQKKYFEMQLSLCSTLKLPMFLHCRNAADDFVSILRKHKDKLTEGVVHSFDGNPEDANSILQLGLYIGINGCSLKTEDNLFTVTTIPSDRLMIETDCPWCEIRPTHASAKDVITHFPSVKKEKWQEDKMVKGRNEPCTIVQILEVLARVRDEEEEYLCNQIYKNSMKVFFPYEL